In Spirosoma agri, one DNA window encodes the following:
- a CDS encoding cupredoxin domain-containing protein, whose amino-acid sequence MSKGAPQPTVRETADDTKKYELDNNLPDEAQGKTSRGKHKSKQSTEDEHDATGSVENKDSHKN is encoded by the coding sequence ATGAGCAAAGGAGCCCCTCAACCAACCGTCCGTGAGACAGCCGACGACACGAAGAAGTACGAATTAGATAACAACTTGCCCGATGAAGCCCAGGGTAAAACCTCACGGGGCAAGCATAAAAGCAAGCAGAGCACCGAGGACGAGCACGATGCGACGGGTTCGGTCGAGAACAAGGACAGTCACAAGAACTAG
- a CDS encoding RagB/SusD family nutrient uptake outer membrane protein: MKKHILLLMALSGLTISCSKLDETVYSSIFTTNFYKTASDAESGIAAAAGSLINLYGFPLVAVSDFAADQAYPRAVVGRNTITLFSYDPYFTAQRNSGRHETEGPQGVWRFSYKGIENANWVIEKVPVIPMDVTRRTEIVAEAYALRALYHWTLTKTFNEVPVKTRASSNEAEALITKSARADIYKQIYSDLDQAVAGLPSYSTSLVKGRPSKEAIQGLYAKVALYNEDWAKALQLAQATINSGKYALMPSVLDVFDVDKEDAARVENMWAVEADRVTPSRWLTVMGIAGPRNSSGPDYAKVSYGSWFAYQNFFNSFSPSDKRRQLLDTTYRDVSGKIVPQKDITPVTPKGVLIRKYRDPNSIAEANNCNFPIIRLADVYLVAAEAEARQNGATATAYGYINTVRKRAGLGDLTPGLGKDAFVDAVLQERSWELFAEADRWFDLTRTNTFLTVIPKAVNDVYPTRTPQAKHRYYPIPLEEIQANPTLTQSPGW; this comes from the coding sequence ATGAAGAAACACATCCTGCTGCTAATGGCTTTGTCGGGCCTGACGATTTCGTGCAGTAAACTCGATGAAACAGTGTATTCATCCATTTTTACGACCAACTTCTACAAAACGGCCTCCGATGCCGAATCGGGCATTGCGGCTGCGGCTGGTTCACTCATCAACCTGTATGGGTTCCCACTGGTAGCCGTATCCGATTTTGCGGCTGATCAGGCGTATCCGCGGGCCGTGGTGGGTCGAAACACCATTACGCTGTTCTCGTATGATCCGTATTTTACCGCCCAGCGCAACTCGGGCCGTCACGAGACCGAGGGTCCGCAGGGTGTTTGGCGGTTCAGTTACAAAGGAATCGAAAACGCCAACTGGGTCATCGAGAAGGTTCCTGTTATTCCAATGGATGTCACGCGCCGGACGGAGATCGTGGCCGAAGCCTATGCGTTGCGGGCGCTGTATCACTGGACACTTACCAAAACGTTTAACGAAGTTCCCGTCAAGACCCGAGCCAGCTCTAACGAAGCCGAAGCCCTGATAACCAAGAGCGCACGGGCCGATATCTACAAACAGATCTACAGCGATCTGGATCAGGCCGTTGCCGGATTGCCTTCTTACTCCACCAGTTTGGTAAAAGGTCGGCCTTCCAAAGAAGCCATTCAGGGCCTATACGCCAAAGTAGCGTTGTACAACGAAGATTGGGCCAAGGCGCTGCAGCTGGCACAGGCGACGATTAATTCGGGCAAATATGCGCTGATGCCAAGCGTACTGGACGTGTTCGATGTGGACAAAGAAGATGCCGCCCGCGTTGAGAACATGTGGGCCGTTGAAGCCGACCGGGTAACGCCCAGCCGCTGGTTGACCGTTATGGGTATTGCCGGTCCCCGCAACAGCTCCGGCCCGGATTACGCCAAAGTGTCCTACGGGTCGTGGTTTGCCTACCAGAATTTCTTTAACTCGTTCTCGCCCAGCGACAAACGACGGCAGTTGCTGGACACGACCTACCGGGATGTGTCGGGAAAGATCGTGCCGCAGAAAGACATCACGCCTGTTACGCCGAAAGGGGTTTTGATTCGCAAATACCGCGATCCGAACTCCATTGCCGAAGCCAACAATTGCAACTTTCCGATCATCCGACTGGCCGACGTGTACCTGGTTGCTGCCGAAGCCGAAGCGCGTCAGAATGGTGCGACAGCCACCGCCTATGGGTACATCAACACGGTTCGGAAACGGGCGGGGCTGGGTGATCTGACACCGGGCCTGGGCAAGGACGCCTTTGTTGACGCGGTCCTGCAAGAGCGTTCGTGGGAGTTGTTTGCCGAAGCGGACCGCTGGTTCGACCTGACCCGAACAAACACCTTCCTGACCGTCATTCCGAAAGCAGTGAACGATGTGTATCCCACGCGCACGCCACAGGCTAAGCATCGGTACTATCCCATTCCACTGGAAGAGATTCAGGCGAATCCAACCTTAACGCAGAGTCCTGGCTGGTAA
- a CDS encoding SusD/RagB family nutrient-binding outer membrane lipoprotein: protein MIKILSTILLTLCVVVVSSCKLDLLDNPNAVTTNNTDINYLLNSIELSYKDHFNQLSDPGMRLTRMLNQGSAIYDNAVSPGNFDNAWNNAYAGLMTDVKAILPLAEANELFVHAGIARTLRASTLINMVDAFGDIPYTQAIDAANFNPGTDTGESIYTAALAELDKAIANFAATSKAGPTSDLIYGGNVDSWTRTANSLKLKIYLNRRLIDKSGSTSAINALISGGKLITTAAQNFSFKFGSNLTNPDTRHPRYQNQYSPTGGGDYQSNSYMGTLYSSKGFPDPRMRFYFYRQTVRNPTDVNVLRCITNTKPSHYSDSDVYCLPSGVGYWGRDHLSNEGIPPDGLLRTAWGLYPAGGLYDNDASVPVSLGAGAGGAGIHPIIMRSFVDFMLAESALTLGTTGTAKDLLKSAIEKSMADVRTFVLGTTEGSKISTFEAANNIVWADQVTRYVTKVLADYDAAASSDAKLNIIATEYWLSLHGNGIESYNLYRRTGKPSNQQPALDANPGAFPRSYYYPSTYITRNASAKQKANLTTPIFWDNNASGLLK from the coding sequence ATGATCAAGATACTAAGCACAATTCTACTGACCTTGTGTGTCGTTGTGGTCAGTTCCTGTAAGCTGGATTTGCTGGACAATCCGAATGCAGTGACGACAAATAACACCGACATAAATTACCTGCTCAATTCCATTGAGCTGAGCTACAAAGATCATTTCAACCAACTGAGTGATCCGGGTATGCGCCTGACGCGTATGCTGAACCAGGGCTCCGCTATTTATGACAATGCGGTTTCGCCCGGTAACTTCGACAACGCGTGGAACAATGCCTATGCCGGCCTGATGACCGACGTAAAAGCCATTCTTCCCCTGGCCGAAGCCAACGAGTTATTCGTTCATGCGGGTATTGCCCGTACCCTGCGCGCTTCCACCCTGATCAACATGGTCGATGCTTTTGGCGATATTCCTTACACGCAGGCTATCGATGCCGCTAACTTCAATCCGGGTACGGACACGGGCGAAAGCATTTATACCGCAGCACTGGCCGAACTGGACAAAGCCATTGCCAATTTTGCGGCTACGTCGAAAGCCGGTCCAACCAGCGATTTGATCTATGGTGGCAACGTTGATAGCTGGACACGGACAGCGAACTCGCTGAAATTGAAAATATACCTGAATCGACGCCTTATCGATAAATCAGGATCGACTTCAGCCATCAATGCCCTGATTTCGGGGGGGAAACTTATTACGACGGCTGCGCAGAACTTCTCGTTTAAGTTTGGCTCGAACCTGACCAACCCCGACACGCGGCACCCCCGCTACCAAAATCAGTATTCGCCAACGGGTGGTGGCGATTATCAGTCCAATTCCTACATGGGTACGCTATACTCATCGAAAGGGTTTCCGGACCCCCGGATGCGGTTCTACTTTTATCGGCAGACCGTCAGGAACCCAACGGACGTGAACGTGCTGCGTTGTATCACCAACACCAAACCGTCGCATTATTCAGACTCGGATGTGTATTGCCTGCCGTCGGGTGTGGGTTACTGGGGTCGCGATCACCTGAGCAACGAAGGTATTCCACCGGATGGCTTGCTGCGGACAGCCTGGGGACTTTACCCGGCGGGTGGTTTGTACGACAACGATGCCAGTGTACCCGTATCGCTGGGCGCTGGGGCTGGTGGGGCTGGCATTCACCCCATTATTATGCGTTCGTTCGTCGATTTCATGCTGGCCGAATCGGCGCTAACGCTGGGAACAACGGGCACGGCGAAAGACTTACTCAAATCGGCTATCGAAAAGTCGATGGCTGATGTCAGAACGTTTGTTCTGGGCACCACCGAAGGCAGTAAGATCAGTACGTTCGAAGCGGCTAACAACATCGTCTGGGCCGATCAGGTAACCCGGTACGTGACCAAAGTGCTGGCTGACTATGACGCAGCCGCAAGCAGCGACGCTAAGCTGAACATTATCGCTACCGAATACTGGCTGTCGTTGCATGGAAACGGTATCGAGTCGTATAATCTATATCGTCGTACGGGCAAACCGTCCAATCAGCAGCCAGCACTCGATGCCAATCCGGGGGCGTTCCCCCGGTCGTATTACTACCCATCGACCTACATTACCCGGAACGCCAGTGCCAAGCAAAAGGCGAATCTGACGACGCCCATTTTCTGGGATAATAACGCCAGCGGGCTGCTAAAATGA
- a CDS encoding FAD-dependent oxidoreductase: MVVEGKQVAIIGGGPGGLTLATLLQKKGVAVTVYERDSNRTKRIQGGTLDLHTESGLAALAKTDLMDAFKANYRPGADNVRVVDKQAQILYDEHTQNRPTSFGDEHHRPEIDRGALRALLLDSLQPDTVVWDSHVLSLEPIGNRWQLNFQNGTTGIADVIVGADGANSKIRPFVTPINPFYAGVTIIEGNVFDSAMNAPQIHTLLKGGKIMALSDSKTISISAKGDGSLDFYLGWKAAVNWANESGIDFKDREQVLAWFKRDYTGWDTLWLELFEHASLPLVVRPQYCMPLDQSWEAKSNITLLGDAAHVMPPYAGEGVNMAMLDALQLSDCLTSDQFVDIKSAIAYYEKQLFVRFAEVGKDTMDNTAWMHSPEGLEKLLILFTSLG, translated from the coding sequence ATGGTAGTAGAAGGCAAACAAGTAGCGATCATAGGCGGTGGGCCAGGCGGGTTAACACTAGCCACACTGTTACAAAAAAAAGGCGTTGCTGTAACCGTGTACGAACGGGATAGCAACCGAACAAAACGAATTCAAGGGGGTACCTTAGACCTTCATACCGAATCCGGTTTGGCAGCTTTGGCCAAAACGGACTTGATGGATGCCTTCAAAGCCAATTATCGGCCCGGTGCCGATAATGTGCGGGTCGTCGATAAGCAGGCCCAAATTTTGTATGACGAACACACCCAAAACAGACCAACCAGTTTCGGAGACGAACACCACAGACCTGAAATTGATCGGGGCGCACTACGAGCTCTCTTGCTGGATTCGTTACAACCTGACACGGTTGTTTGGGACAGTCATGTTCTCTCGCTTGAACCAATCGGTAACCGCTGGCAACTGAATTTCCAAAACGGTACGACTGGTATCGCTGACGTAATCGTTGGGGCTGATGGGGCCAATTCTAAAATCCGGCCTTTTGTTACACCCATCAATCCTTTTTACGCTGGGGTCACCATCATAGAAGGCAATGTATTTGATTCTGCGATGAATGCTCCTCAAATTCACACCTTGCTGAAAGGGGGAAAAATCATGGCACTCAGCGATTCAAAAACAATAAGCATCAGCGCTAAAGGTGACGGGAGTTTAGACTTTTATCTGGGTTGGAAAGCCGCGGTCAACTGGGCCAACGAAAGCGGTATTGATTTCAAGGATCGGGAGCAGGTGCTGGCCTGGTTTAAACGCGATTATACCGGTTGGGACACCCTATGGCTTGAGTTGTTTGAACACGCCAGTTTACCGCTCGTGGTACGTCCGCAATATTGCATGCCCTTAGACCAATCCTGGGAAGCGAAATCCAACATAACGCTGCTCGGTGATGCGGCCCACGTGATGCCACCCTACGCGGGTGAAGGCGTCAACATGGCCATGCTGGATGCCTTACAGTTGAGTGACTGTCTAACCAGTGACCAGTTCGTGGATATAAAATCGGCTATTGCTTACTATGAAAAGCAGCTGTTTGTCCGATTTGCCGAAGTAGGCAAAGACACGATGGACAACACCGCCTGGATGCATTCCCCTGAAGGCTTAGAGAAACTGTTAATCCTGTTTACTTCACTTGGATGA
- a CDS encoding SusC/RagA family TonB-linked outer membrane protein encodes MRQKLLLYYVVLVSALVPLSVQSRQRSGDSPDKSSKGLFSTRADIDGTKPVFPERPPQFVKTSQDQADDRLIAGTVTDEKGVTLPGVSVLLKSSGSAGRGPTVQQRGVVTDAKGTFQLTVPDGATLVVSFVGYLTQEVTVGNRQTLTVQLAPDTKALEEVVVVGYGTQRKVETTGAIASVKAADLLQTPVANVAQGLQARVAGVQITQNSGAPGGNVSVRIRGTNSINGSSEPLYVIDGIQIANTGGITDVSPLSQINPNDIESIEVLKDASSTAIYGARAANGVVLITTKRGKDGATRVSYDGYGGVQQVNKTLDVLNARQFAQLENEVYKRAIYADPASVGEGTDWQNLIFRKAPIQSHQLSVTGGNQKTQLALSLNYFNQDGIIKNSSFDRYSFRSNIDHRLSDRVKIGTSLYYGYSINRGVSMGGTGSDVTSSRAGVLGAAVAAPPTLVPYRADGSVYPFQDQMNGQYQEVTNPLNFITPLNRQTSQRILANVYIDFALFKGFTYRPSFNVDLGNTLSEFYSPLSLLSQSQLASGGGSASNITSYGRTLLHESIFTYRTRLAEHHTLAATAVLATQANVNQSYTQTASNFPNDITENNSIGLAVNQRLSSDKNKSRLDSYLGRINYGYKDKYFLDLTARSDGSSKFGENNKYGFFPAVAGAWRIVEEPFMKSVSVISDLKLRGSWGITGNAGAIDPYQSLATVGASGLNYNYNHNPVTGINPSAIPNPDLKWERSTQVDVGLDVSLFNNRLSVVADYYNKRTDNLLFQKVLPMSSGYTFITGNFGSIQNRGVELAVNGRILPGGNRKLQWDASANITFNKNEVLALDGILDELPRSAFALLKVGYPMGLYRTYIFDGISQTGETILPGYDGRIGGQKVKDVNGDGTITAADQLIVGNSQPTYTFGVSSSFRYRGFDLNLFVQGVQGNKLMNLFRYTFETALGQQNVLAGLANRWSATNPNNEYASGFQGGRLPISDRYVEDASFIRLKNVSLGYTLPKIKGINQIRLYVSANNAFTITKYTGFDPEVNNFGNATTQFVDNGTYPIARSYLGGLQITL; translated from the coding sequence ATGCGACAAAAGCTTTTACTGTATTACGTCGTCTTGGTAAGTGCTCTGGTCCCTTTGTCGGTGCAGAGTCGGCAGCGGAGTGGTGACAGTCCGGATAAGTCGTCAAAAGGTCTTTTTAGCACACGCGCCGACATTGATGGTACAAAACCGGTTTTCCCAGAAAGGCCACCTCAATTCGTAAAGACCAGCCAGGATCAGGCTGACGATCGCCTGATAGCGGGAACGGTTACCGACGAAAAAGGAGTCACGCTTCCGGGTGTGAGTGTACTGCTCAAAAGCAGCGGTTCGGCGGGGCGCGGTCCGACGGTTCAGCAACGCGGAGTGGTTACGGACGCCAAAGGCACGTTCCAGCTAACCGTGCCGGACGGAGCTACACTGGTGGTCAGCTTTGTGGGGTATTTGACGCAGGAAGTAACGGTCGGTAATCGGCAGACCCTAACTGTTCAGCTTGCCCCCGATACGAAAGCGCTGGAGGAAGTAGTGGTAGTGGGCTACGGAACCCAGCGGAAAGTTGAAACAACGGGAGCCATTGCGTCGGTTAAAGCCGCTGATTTGTTGCAGACCCCCGTGGCCAACGTAGCGCAGGGATTGCAGGCGCGGGTGGCGGGTGTACAGATCACGCAGAATTCAGGCGCTCCGGGCGGTAACGTCAGCGTTCGTATCCGGGGCACCAACTCGATCAATGGCAGTTCCGAACCGCTGTACGTCATCGACGGCATTCAGATTGCGAACACGGGGGGCATCACCGACGTGAGTCCGCTTTCCCAGATCAATCCGAACGACATTGAATCGATAGAAGTGTTGAAAGATGCCTCATCGACGGCTATTTATGGCGCAAGAGCCGCCAACGGTGTTGTGCTGATCACCACTAAGCGGGGTAAAGATGGAGCAACGCGCGTTAGTTACGATGGCTACGGCGGAGTACAGCAAGTCAACAAAACGCTGGATGTACTGAACGCCCGCCAGTTTGCCCAGCTCGAAAACGAGGTTTACAAACGCGCCATTTACGCCGACCCTGCGAGTGTGGGGGAAGGCACCGACTGGCAGAACCTGATTTTCCGCAAAGCACCCATCCAGAGCCACCAGCTTTCGGTTACGGGTGGTAATCAGAAGACCCAGCTGGCGCTTTCGCTGAACTACTTCAATCAGGATGGGATCATCAAGAACTCCAGCTTCGACCGCTACTCGTTCCGCTCCAACATCGACCATCGACTGAGTGACCGGGTGAAGATTGGTACCAGTTTGTACTACGGATATTCCATCAATAGGGGGGTAAGTATGGGCGGTACGGGTTCCGACGTGACCAGCAGCCGGGCGGGTGTCCTCGGAGCGGCTGTAGCGGCTCCCCCAACGCTGGTGCCTTACCGAGCCGATGGCAGTGTGTACCCGTTTCAGGATCAGATGAATGGCCAATACCAGGAAGTGACGAACCCACTGAATTTCATCACGCCCCTCAACCGGCAGACGAGCCAGCGAATTTTAGCGAACGTGTACATTGACTTCGCCCTGTTCAAAGGGTTCACCTATCGCCCTAGCTTCAACGTCGATCTGGGCAATACGTTATCGGAATTTTACTCACCTTTGTCGCTCCTGAGTCAGTCGCAGTTGGCGTCGGGTGGGGGTAGTGCATCGAATATTACGTCGTATGGCCGGACGCTCCTGCATGAAAGTATCTTCACGTACCGGACCCGCCTGGCGGAGCACCACACGCTGGCCGCTACCGCGGTTTTAGCCACTCAGGCCAACGTGAATCAGAGCTATACGCAAACCGCGTCGAACTTCCCGAACGATATAACCGAGAATAATTCCATTGGCCTGGCGGTGAATCAGCGCCTGAGCAGCGACAAAAACAAATCCAGACTGGACTCGTATTTGGGCCGGATCAATTATGGCTACAAAGACAAATATTTTCTGGATCTGACGGCGCGGTCCGATGGGTCCAGCAAGTTTGGCGAGAACAATAAGTACGGCTTTTTTCCCGCCGTCGCAGGGGCGTGGCGCATTGTGGAAGAGCCATTTATGAAATCGGTTTCGGTCATTTCTGATCTGAAATTACGCGGAAGTTGGGGCATCACCGGAAACGCGGGCGCTATCGATCCCTACCAGTCTCTGGCCACGGTTGGGGCATCGGGATTGAACTACAATTACAACCATAACCCCGTAACCGGTATCAATCCCAGCGCCATCCCGAACCCGGATCTGAAATGGGAACGCTCTACGCAGGTCGATGTGGGCCTTGATGTCAGCTTGTTCAATAACCGCCTGTCCGTCGTGGCTGATTACTACAACAAACGAACCGATAACCTACTGTTTCAGAAAGTATTGCCAATGTCGTCAGGCTACACGTTCATCACGGGCAACTTCGGATCGATACAAAACCGGGGTGTTGAGCTAGCCGTCAATGGCCGGATTTTGCCCGGTGGTAACAGAAAGCTTCAGTGGGATGCGTCGGCGAATATTACGTTCAACAAAAACGAGGTGCTCGCGCTCGATGGTATTCTGGACGAACTCCCCCGGTCGGCGTTCGCACTGCTCAAAGTCGGCTATCCGATGGGCCTGTACCGAACTTACATCTTCGACGGAATCAGCCAGACGGGAGAGACGATTCTGCCGGGTTATGACGGTCGTATTGGTGGCCAGAAGGTGAAAGACGTCAACGGGGATGGTACGATCACGGCGGCCGATCAGCTCATCGTGGGTAACTCGCAACCAACATACACGTTTGGTGTCTCCTCTTCATTTCGCTACCGGGGCTTCGATCTGAACCTGTTCGTGCAGGGCGTGCAGGGGAATAAGCTCATGAACCTGTTCCGATACACGTTCGAAACGGCCCTGGGTCAGCAGAATGTACTGGCGGGGCTGGCCAATCGCTGGTCGGCAACGAACCCCAACAATGAGTATGCCAGTGGCTTTCAGGGTGGACGGTTACCCATTTCGGATCGGTACGTTGAGGATGCGTCGTTCATTCGGCTGAAAAATGTGTCGCTGGGCTACACGCTCCCGAAGATCAAAGGCATCAACCAGATCCGCCTTTATGTCAGCGCCAACAACGCGTTTACGATCACGAAGTACACGGGTTTCGATCCGGAGGTAAACAACTTCGGAAACGCCACGACGCAGTTCGTTGATAACGGTACGTATCCAATTGCCCGGTCGTATCTGGGCGGACTTCAAATCACTCTATAG
- a CDS encoding response regulator yields the protein MEEAPIIFIDADEDDQLMFKQALADLSSSHPPVVFSNGETALDYLVSVDQAPFLILSEISMPGMNGLELRQQIDKNPTLKKQLIPFVFLSYPIHDNLVEQAYDLTIQGLFEKKLAYEDWKTQLRDIIAYWTACHHPKKVKSAL from the coding sequence ATGGAAGAAGCCCCGATCATCTTCATTGATGCCGATGAAGATGACCAACTTATGTTCAAACAGGCACTAGCCGATCTATCGTCTTCTCACCCTCCTGTAGTGTTCAGCAACGGCGAGACCGCGCTGGATTATTTAGTTTCCGTAGATCAAGCCCCTTTCCTGATTCTTTCCGAAATTTCCATGCCCGGCATGAACGGGTTGGAACTGCGGCAGCAGATCGATAAGAATCCAACGCTGAAAAAACAGTTGATCCCCTTCGTTTTTCTGTCCTATCCCATTCATGACAATTTAGTTGAGCAGGCGTATGATCTGACTATTCAGGGATTGTTTGAGAAAAAACTGGCGTACGAGGACTGGAAAACGCAGCTGCGCGACATTATTGCGTACTGGACGGCCTGCCACCACCCCAAAAAGGTTAAATCTGCATTATAG
- a CDS encoding response regulator, with translation MNKDGPVIVIEDDEDDQLLLSLVFQKLGYPNKIVYFPDGQQALEFLETTTESPFLILSDINMPKLDGFALRQKIHVDAQLQVKCIPYLFFSTGVSQKMVIDAYSLSVQGFFIKQTSQAELEKTIQVIMDYWKRCAAPNSF, from the coding sequence ATGAATAAGGATGGACCCGTTATCGTCATCGAAGACGATGAGGACGATCAATTGCTACTGAGCCTGGTTTTCCAGAAACTCGGTTACCCCAATAAAATCGTTTATTTCCCCGATGGCCAGCAAGCGCTGGAATTTTTAGAAACCACCACGGAGTCTCCCTTTTTGATTCTGTCCGACATCAACATGCCTAAACTGGACGGTTTCGCCTTGCGTCAGAAGATTCACGTGGACGCGCAGCTTCAGGTAAAGTGCATTCCCTATCTGTTCTTCTCTACGGGAGTGAGTCAGAAAATGGTCATTGATGCGTACAGCTTATCGGTGCAGGGATTCTTCATCAAACAGACGAGTCAGGCCGAGTTGGAGAAAACGATTCAGGTGATCATGGATTACTGGAAACGGTGTGCAGCACCGAACAGCTTTTAA
- a CDS encoding response regulator, translating into MMNQTKANHILLVDDDEDDQFLVQQVIKQYSPDSSIDVLGDGEQLLDALEQSPRLPDLVLLDLNMPRMGGLEALGHIRANEAYEHLPIIILTTSDSSQDRQQAQRLQATDYLVKPGNTQQMNQLVLAIKRQWL; encoded by the coding sequence ATGATGAATCAGACGAAAGCTAACCACATATTACTGGTCGACGACGATGAGGACGACCAGTTTTTAGTTCAACAGGTCATTAAGCAGTACAGCCCAGACTCCTCAATTGACGTGTTGGGTGATGGTGAACAACTGCTCGATGCGCTTGAGCAATCGCCACGTTTGCCGGATCTGGTCTTGCTGGATCTAAACATGCCTCGCATGGGTGGCCTGGAAGCTCTAGGCCATATTCGGGCCAACGAAGCGTATGAGCATTTACCAATTATTATTTTAACCACGTCGGACAGCAGTCAGGACCGTCAGCAAGCCCAACGATTGCAGGCAACGGACTATCTGGTGAAGCCTGGCAACACGCAGCAGATGAACCAGTTGGTGCTGGCTATCAAGCGTCAGTGGTTATAG
- a CDS encoding ligand-binding sensor domain-containing protein, protein MKNHSCVYTLFSLAVFLTSCGQNQKEVHNHRAKAETKDTVTSYGPNTMVRNIKQGRKGTILIAASRGGVLRYDGKSFTNLTSSKLGPRRFWDVLEDQRGNLWFTTTDSGVYQYVGKSVHQFTTRNGLASNGVGPIYEDKAGIIWFGTGGGVSRYDPRQRVGQSFRTFTTKDGLPNNDINTIMEDKTGKFWFGTRGYLSVYDGTTFTTLTNKDGKAFYNVWSIIEDRKSNVWFGGSIINARKGNVLFTEEGLWRYDGSTFTRVSKRGASFIIEDKKGNIWTTGSINPPNGKVWALSRYDQKSLYTKKPTVTEIMTIKGPGMLCGILEATDGRIWFGALGSESGVYRYDGKTITDFKRVAGQP, encoded by the coding sequence ATGAAGAACCACTCCTGTGTATATACTTTGTTCTCACTGGCTGTTTTTCTCACTTCCTGTGGACAAAACCAGAAAGAAGTACACAATCACAGAGCCAAGGCCGAAACCAAAGACACGGTCACTTCCTATGGGCCTAACACAATGGTTCGCAATATAAAGCAGGGCAGAAAGGGTACCATCTTGATCGCTGCATCACGAGGTGGTGTTCTTCGGTACGATGGAAAATCGTTTACTAATCTCACAAGTAGTAAACTAGGTCCACGCCGATTCTGGGATGTTCTGGAAGATCAACGCGGAAACCTTTGGTTTACTACTACCGATTCAGGGGTTTATCAGTACGTTGGAAAATCCGTTCACCAGTTTACAACCAGGAATGGACTTGCCAGTAACGGGGTTGGGCCTATTTATGAAGATAAAGCCGGTATAATTTGGTTCGGTACCGGAGGAGGAGTAAGCCGTTATGATCCCAGACAGAGAGTTGGGCAATCGTTCCGAACTTTTACGACCAAAGACGGACTGCCCAATAATGATATCAACACGATTATGGAAGACAAGACCGGAAAATTCTGGTTTGGTACAAGGGGTTATTTAAGCGTTTACGATGGAACAACATTTACCACGCTCACCAATAAAGACGGTAAAGCCTTCTACAACGTTTGGTCGATCATCGAAGACAGAAAGAGTAACGTTTGGTTTGGGGGGTCAATAATCAACGCTAGAAAAGGCAACGTTTTGTTCACTGAAGAGGGTCTCTGGCGCTATGATGGCAGCACATTTACTAGAGTATCGAAGCGAGGTGCCTCGTTCATAATCGAAGATAAAAAAGGAAACATCTGGACTACTGGCAGCATAAATCCGCCTAATGGAAAGGTTTGGGCTCTTTCCCGTTATGACCAAAAGTCTCTGTATACTAAAAAGCCCACTGTAACCGAGATAATGACGATCAAAGGACCGGGAATGCTTTGTGGGATTTTGGAAGCTACCGATGGACGTATTTGGTTTGGCGCTTTGGGATCTGAGAGTGGCGTGTATCGGTATGACGGAAAGACCATTACGGACTTTAAACGTGTAGCCGGCCAGCCATAA